Within the Gloeobacter kilaueensis JS1 genome, the region CAGCCGTCCGGATTCGATCTTTGAAAAATCGAGGATGTCGCCGATGATCGCAAGCAACGTCTCACCGCTGCTGTGGATGGTTTCGAGGGTCTCGCGCTGCTCGGCGTCGAGGCGGCTGTCGAAGAGCATCAGGCTGGTAAGGCCGATGATGCCGCCCAGGGGGGTGCGCAGTTCGTGGCTCACCATCGTCAGAAACTGCGACTTGGCCTGATTGGCCGCCTCCGCCGCTTCCTTGGCCGCCTCCAGTTGCCTTTGAAAGCGCTTGCGCTCGCTGATGTCGCGCACCAGAGCAAGAAAACCGAAGCTCTGCCCCGGCACCAGCCGCACCTCGAACTGGTGGGTCGTGCCGTCGGGCAGGTCGATCTCGTGCTCGAACCACTGGGGCCGACCGGTACTGTCGGCAGCGCCCATCGCCTCACTCAGCGCCCGGAGTAAATCCGGCGGCAGCACGTCCTGTGCTTTTTTGCCCACGAGGTTCGCGGGCAAAAAGGCCATTGCCTTGAGGCAATCGGCCTTGTACTCGACGAAGGTGCCGTCTCGATCGAGCTGAAACATCAAATCGGGGATCGCTTCGAGAATGGCGCGATTTTTGGCTTCGCTCTTGCGCAGGGCTTCCTCGGTGGATTTGCGGCTGGAGATGTCTTCAAAGATGAACGAGAAGAGGGAGCGGCCATCGCCCGCCGGCAGGGGAAAGACCGTCCCCGACAGCCAGCGGCCCTGATCGCCCAGCGTCTCAAATTGCAGCGGCTGACCGAGGCGGCCACTCTCGCTGTAGCGCTCAAAAGATTCGCGGATGCTGGCAGGAGGGATGCCAAAGTGGCTGGCCCGCCGCTGCTGCAACTGTTGGGCGCTCGTACCAAGATAGGCGGCGGTCGCAGCGTTGCCGCTCAGCATCAAAATGTCGTCTTCGAGCAGTTCGACGATGCCCATCATCAGGGGGGCGCTTTCATAAAAGTTGCGCAAGATCGCTTCTTGTTCGAGCGGTTCCTCCGGCAGTGCGCCGCAGAGGCTGGCCGGGGTGATCACTCCCTGGGGCTGGCCGTTCTCATCGATCACCGCCAGACAGGCTGTTTTGCTCTGCTTGAGCTGCCAGTGCAACCCGGCAAGATCCGGCAGTTGGGCGGCACGCAGCACAGGACACGCCTGGGCACGAACAGCCCGATCGCGATCAAAGTCGCCCCCCGCCACCAGATCCAGCAGATCGCGGCTATTGAAAAGTTCGACGGTCCTGCCTGGCTGCCAGATAAGCGCCTGTTCGCAGCCTGTGGCCCGCATCCGCTCGATCACTTCGCCGAGGGGCGTCTCAGGCGGCACAACCGGCACGGGCAAAATCGGATCGAAGGAATGGACCATCTGAAAGAGCGGTAGGGCACTGGAGGAAAACGTGCTTCCAGCATAGATATCGGCTGCACCAGCGCAAGGTGAAGCTCCGATGAAGTCTTGCTACAGCCAGGCTGGGGCGCGCTTGAGCACCTCGGAATAGAGGCGCTCGAGGGCCCGGATATTGGCGCTGAGGGTATAGCGCTCGATCACCCGCGCCCGCGCTTTTTGACCGAGCAGGGCGGTAAATTCTGGCTGCTCGCTGAGCACCGGCAGCAGCGTCCGCAGCTCGGAGCGCACCCGCAGGGGATTGACCAGAATGCCCGCACCGCCTGAGAGCACCTCGCCGTCGGCACCGACGTCGGTGGCGACGCAGGCGGTGCCGCAGGCCATCGCTTCTAAAAGCGAGATCGAAAGTCCCTCGACCAGCGAAGGCAGGACAAAAACATCCGCCCCCCGCAGAATCTCGATGCGGCGCTGTTCGGAGGCGACGAAGCCCAGCCAGCGCACCCCCTCCTCCAGGCCATAAAAGCCCTGGAGGTTGCTTTTGAGCGGCCCGTCGCCGATGATCGCAAGCCGGGCTCCGAGTAGCGCCATGCCCGCCTGTTTCCAGGCTTTGAGCAGTTGTTCGACGTTCTTTTCGATCGTGAGCCGCCCCATATAGACGAACAGCCGCTTGGCGCGCAGGTCGGCTTTGATCCGCGAGTAGCTGGGGCTGTAGCGGCTGGTATCGACGCCGTTGGGGATGACGGCGATCCGTCTTTCTGGCACACCGAGGCGGATGAGCAAATCTTTTTGGGCCTGCGAGAAGATGATCACCCGGTCGTAGTTGGCCAGGGTCGAGGCGTACCACTGGTACATCAGGTACTGGGTGTTGGCAGCAAAGTTGCGGCGGCGGCGGTCGAAGGCGGGATGAAAAGTCGCCACCAGCGGCAGTCCCAGCTCTTCGCAAATTTCTGGCAGGGCAAAATCGAGGGTAGACAGTGACAGGCTGGCGTGGACGAGATCGGGCTTCAGTTCGCGCAGCGATTCGACGAGCACCTTGCGCGCTCTGAGCGAGGGAATCGTGTAGACCTGAGACTTGTACAAACAGGGCAGGGGTACCTCGTCCTGCTCGATGCGGGCAGGAAGACCTTCTTCTTCGGGGACGAAGTGCAGAAAACTGACCCGGTGTCCCAACTCCATCAGGCCGTTGGTGACTTCGCGACTGTAGGTGACATTTCCGCAAAAAGGGGTCTTTTTGCCCAACCAGGCTATATGCATCGCCTTATGTCGAGGGGGTTCTGGAGAGCCTTTGCGTGAGCAACCCTGCTAATAGAACCACCAGTCCTAAAGCAAGAATAACAGGACGCAGCCCGAACAGAGCGGTTGCACGCTCGACCAGGACCAGGGGCAGGCTCTGGGCGATGTTGGTGGCGTTGTTCTGCAGACCAAAGACCTTGCCGCGCATGTGCTCGGGCGTCTGCTCCTGGATGAGCGTGTTCATCGGTGCTGCGATGCAGCCTGCCCCAATCCCCAGGATCATGACCAGAAAGAGCACCAGATAGGCGCTGGTGGCCCAAAAAAGGGCGATGAGCACCAGCCCCATCACCACCGCTCCGATAAGCGCCAGCGAGCGGCGCGAGATCCCCTGGGCGAATTTGCCGATGGCGAGCGTGCCCAGCCCGATGCCGACGCCCGCCGCCGAGAGCAGATAGCCGAACTGCTCGGCCTTAAGACCGATCGCAGGGGCAAGACCGATGGCAAGCAAGTAGAGGGCGGTGAGAATGCTGTAGAAGACGATGAGCTGAATGAAGGCAAAGCGCACGTCCGCGTCCTGCTTGAGGTAGTCGAAGCCTTCGCGCAGGTCTTTCCAGAGGTTGGAGCGCCTTTGCGCAGCGCCCGTCTGGAGCTTTTCGCGGTTGCCCATAAAGCCGATGAGCAGCGCGGCGAGCAGATAAAATCCGCCCAGAACCCAGTGGCCGTTACTTGCACCCCCAAAAAGGCTCAAAAGCGGCTCACCGATGGCGTAGCCGATCACGATCGAACCGGTGACGGTGAGGGTAAAAAGCGAGTTGGCCGAGAGCAGGTTCGGCTTTTCGACGATGATCGGGATTGTCGAAGTTTCTGCAGGCGCAAAAAACTGGGTCAACGTCGAGACAGCAAAAGTGACGGCCAGCAGCACCGTATACTCGCTCGGCAATAGCGGTACCGCCAGCACGAACAGGCCGCGCAGCAGGTTGGAGACGGTGAGGACCGTCTTTTTAAGCCAGCGGTCCACGTAGACGCCCGCCAGCGAACCAAACAAAATGGCCGGCAAAGAGTTGGTGATGATGATGCCCGAGGACATCGAGTTGATCGCATCGGCTGGAAAGTGCGCCGAGATAAGCGCGATCATATAGATAAGAAAAATCTTGTCCGCCAGCTGCGAGAACCACTGGCCACTCCAGAGAAACAAAAAATTCCGATTTCGCAGAACCTGGCGAAAACCGGTGGCGGTGGTCGTTCGTGGCGGTGGTTGCTCAGTCGTAGGTGTCATCCCAAACGCATCAGTTGATTATAGGGGGGCTACCCGCCGCCGGGGCGCTCGCCTCGAAGCACAGCTCCAGCAGTTCAGCGGAGCGCACAGGCCGCTCGAAGTGAAATTCGATGTAGCGGCGCAGCAGGCGCTCGATACCGACCCAGAGCGCGTCCCATTCGAGGCTGGTAGCGGTGAGGTCCACTGAGGCGAGCAGTTGCAGGGCCGCGACCTGCGGCAATTCGAGGCGGTAGCCCACCCGCTCCTGGGGCAGGCATTCGAGGGCCACCAGTCCGCCTCCCTCGACGCTGAAACCCGCCGCCTCGGCGTGGATGGGGCGGTGGCTCACCGTGCAGAAGTGGACCTCCGGGGCGACGCCCCCCACCGCGAGTAACTGAAACAAACCGTGGACCAGTCGGGCTGCCACCTGGCGGCTCGGAGCACCCGCAAGCCGTCCCAGGTGCAGCATCAACAGATCGAACAATTCTTCCTGGGGCTGGTTCTCGGTCGCCGACTGCAGCACGCCCTCCGCCAGATACTGGGCGGCAGTGAGGCGGCCTAGCTCCTGCCTGAGGCCACCGAAGGCGGTGATGCTCTCTGCCTGGGTGAGCTGATCGAGGCTGCGGCCCCGGTACAGTTGCAGGTCGTTGACGACGAACTGCTCGGTGCGGCCACCGATGCGGGCATTCGCCTTGCGCGCTCCCTTCGCTACCGCTCGGACCAGGCCGTTTTCGCGGGTGAGGATGGTAAGAAGCCAGTCGCTCTCCCCCAGAGGCATCCGCCGCAGATTGATCCCGGTTGCCCGGTACGTCTTTGACAAAGTGTCGTTACCCACTGCTGACTTTCTCTACTGTACTGCCCTCCCGAACGATCGACGGTAGACCCTGGACAGTGCTTCAACTGTCCTGGTATGATGAGAGCTTGTGATTGACCAACCGGGCTTCAAGACCCGGTGGCAATATTTTCTGCTCTGGTGGAGAAAAGCGATGTCACTGGGCATCCTGGGCCGCAAGCTCGGCATGACACAAATTTTTGACGAAGAGGGGCGGGCGATCCCGGTAACGGTGGTCGAGGCGGGGCCGTGCCCGGTTACCCAGCTCAAGTCCGAGGCGACCGACGGGTACACCGCCGTGCAGGTGGGCTTCGGTACGGTGCGCGAAAAGGTACTGACCAAACCCGAGGTCGGGCACTGCAAAAAAGCGGGCCTCGAACAGCCGGTGCGCCACCTGCGCGAATTTGCCGTCGAGGACACTTCCAGCTACAGCCTGGGCCAACTCATCGGTGTCGATATCTTCGAGGCGGGCCAACTGGTCGATGTCGTAGGCACCAGCATCGGCAAGGGCTTCGCCGGTGGTCAAAAGCGCCACCACTTCGGTCGTGGCCCGATGGCCCACGGCTCCAAAAACCACCGCGCCCCCGGCTCGATCGGTGCCGGTACGACGCCGGGCCGCGTCTTTCCCGGCAAAAAGATGCCTGGCCGGATGGGCAACGAGCGGGTGACAGTGCGCCGCCTCACGGTGGTCCGCGTCATCGCCGAGCGCAACTTGCTGCTCATCAAGGGTGGCCTGCCCGGCGTCGAGGGAGGGCTGCTCATCATCTCACCCGCCAAGCGCGTCGGGCGCTAGACCCAGGAACTTCGTGCGAGCACTACCAAGATGGCTACCTGTTCGATAAAAGATTGGCAGGGCAATGCGACCGGCGAGGTCGAACTCGATCTGCCCGTTGCCTCCGAGGCGACCGCCTCCCACATCGTCTATCTGGCCTTCAAGCGGCAGATGACCAACTCCCGCCAGGGCACCGCCTCCACCCTTACCCGTGGCGAAGTGCGCGGAGGCGGCAAAAAGCCCTGGAAGCAAAAAGGCACTGGCCGCGCCCGCGCCGGTTCGATCCGCTCTCCGCTGTGGCGCAAGGGCGGCGTCATCTTTGGTCCCAAGCCCCGCGACTTTGAGATCAAGATGAATCGCAAGGAGCGGCGGCTCGCCCTGCGCACCGCCTTACAGAGCCGCATCGACGATCTGATCGTCGTAGACGAATTTGAATCGCAGCTCAGCAAGCCCAGAACTCGCGAACTGGTGCAGGCTTTTGAGCGCTGGGGCATCGATACGGCCAACCAGTCGATCCTCCTCATCCTGGCTGAGCAGCAGACCAACACCTACCTCTCGGCGCGCAACCTGCCCAACGTCAAGGTGATCACCGCCCAGAATCTCAACGTGCGCGACCTGCTTGCCACCGACTGGATCGTCGCCACCGGTTCTGCCATCGACTTTATCAAGCAGACATTCGGAGCAGCGGCATCATGAGCAACGGCACCAAGCGCGCCCTGGCGGATATCGTCCGTCGGCCTTTGATTACCGAGAAGGGCACCCGCCTGCTCGAAGCGAACAAGTATCTCTTCGAGGTGAGCCCTGGCTCCAATAAGATCCAGATCGCCCAGGCGATCGAAGAATTGTTCAGCGTCAAGGTGATCAAGGTCAATACCTTCAACCCGCCCGCCCGCCGTCGCCGGGTCGGCCAGTTCGTCGGCAAGCGCCCCCACTACAAGCGGGCGATCGTCACCCTGCAGGAGGGCGACTCGATCACCCTCTTCCCCGAAGTCTAGCGGGCCAGCGACTCGCCCAGATAGCTCTGGCGCACCGCCTCACTGGCGAGGAGTTCCTGGGCGCTGCCTTCCAGTACGATCTGGCCGTTTTCGAGCACGTAGCCGCGATCGGCCAGGTGGAGCGCCTGCAGGGCGTTCTGCTCGACTAAGAGCACCATCACGCCCTGGGAGCGGATGCGCTCGATGATCTGAAAGATATTTTGAACAATCAAGGGAGCGAGGCCCATGCTCGGCTCGTCGAGGACGAGAATGCGCGGCCTGCTCAAAAGCGCCCGACCGATGGCGAGCATCTGTTGCTCGCCGCCTGAGAGGGTACCGGCGCGCTGGCTGCTGCGCTCTTTGAGAATCGGAAACAGCTCAAAAACCTGCTGCAGGTCGGCCTGGATCGCATCGCCGCGCGTGTAAGCGCCCATCTCAAGGTTTTCTACGACCGTCAGGCGCGAGAAGATGCGCCGCCCCTCCGGAACGTGGACGAGCCCGGCTCTGACGACCAGATCTGCCGCCAGTGTGTCGAGCCGTTTGCCATCGAGGAGCACCTCACCCGCCACGGGCCGGATCAAGCTTGAGATCGTGCGCAGCAGGGTCGATTTGCCGGCCCCGTTGGGCCCAATCACCGTCACCAGCTCCCCCGGCTGGACTGTCAGGTTGATGGTGTGCAGCACCTCCACCTGGCCGTAGCCCGCCCTCAGATTGCGCACCTCAAGACCAATACCCACGCCTGTCCTGTTCCTCTTTTTCTTATTTACGCACACCCCTAAAGGCAAAGCCTGCGCCACGGACGGGCACAGGCTTTGCAGGAAGCGGCGGCGGGCTACATCATGCCGCCCATGCCGCCCATACCACCCATGCCGCCCATACCGCCCATGTCGGGGGCAGCCGCCTTCTTCTTCTCGGGCTTATCGACGATCAGCACCTCGGTGGTGAGCACCATCGCCGCGATCGAGGCGGCGTTCTGCAGCGCCGAGCGCGCCACCTTCGCCGGATCGACCACGCCCGCTTCGAGCATATCGACGAACTCGCCTTTGAGGGCGTCGTAGCCGATATTTGTGCCCTGCTCGCGTACCTTCTGGGCGATCACCGAGCCTTCTAAACCGGCGTTGTCGGCGATCTGACGCAGGGGCGCTTCGAGGGCGCGGGCGATGAGATCCGCGCCGGTCTTCTCGTCGTCGTTCAATCCCGCCTTGATCTGGGGGATCTTCTTGGTGAGATGCAGCAGCGTGGTGCCGCCGCCGGGCACGATCCCTTCTTCGACCGCCGCCTTGGTGGCGTTGAGGGCGTCCTCGATGCGCAGCTTGCGCTCCTTGAGTTCGGTCTCAGTCGCCGCCCCCACTTTGATGACGGCGACACCGCCTGCGAGCTTGGCAAGCCGCTCCTGGAGCTTCTCGCGGTCGTAGTCGGAGTCGGACTCATCGATCTGCTTGCGGATCTGGGCGACGCGCTTTTCGACGGCTGCCTTGTTCTCGGTACCGGCGACGATCGTCGTCTTGTCCTTGGTGATCGTCACCTTGCGCGCCTTGCCGAGCGAGTCGATCGTGACGTTTTCGAGCTTGAGGCCGACTTCTTCTGAGATCACATCGCCGCTGGTGAGCACAGCGATATCCTGCAGCATCGCCTTGCGCCTGTCGCCGAAACCGGGAGCCTTGACGGCAACCGCATTGAGGACGCCGCGCAGCTTGTTGACCACCAGCGTCGCCAGCGCCTCGCCCTCGACATCCTCGGCGATGATGAGCAGTGGCCGACCGGCCCGAGCCACTTTTTCGAGCACCGGAATCAGATCTTGAATGATCGAGATCTTTTTGTCGGTGAGCAGAATAAACGGCTCCTCCAGTTCGCTGATCATCCGCTCAGCGTCGGTGGCAAAGTAGGGCGAAACGTAGCCTTTGTCGAACTGCATCCCCTCGACCACCTCCAGTTCGGTGCTGAGGGACTTGGATTCCTCGACGGTGATCACGCCTTCTTTGCCGACTTTTTCCATCGCCTCGGAGACCATCTTGCCGATCTCCTCGTCGTTGCCGGCAGAAATCGTCGCCACCTCGGCGATCGTCTTGTTGTCTTCGACCGGTTTGGCGATGGCGGCAATCTCATCGACCAGTTTGGCCACGGTCTTCTCGATGCCGCGCTTGAGGCTGATCGGGTTGGCACCGGCGGCGACGTTTTTAAGACCCTCGCGGATCAGCGCCTGGGCCAGCACCGTCGCGGTGGTGGTGCCGTCACCGGCGACGTCGTTGGTCTTGGAGGCGACCTCACGAATGAGCTGCGCACCGGTGTTTTCGAGCGGATCTTCCAGTTCGATCTCTTTTGCGATCGTCACACCGTCGTTGACGATCTGGGGTGCGCCGAATTTCTTTTCGAGCACGACGTTGCGCCCCTTGGGTCCAAGGGTGACGCGCACCGCGTCGGCCAGGGCATCGACGCCCCGCTCGAGCGCCCGACGCGCATTCTCGTCAAATACAATCGACTTTGCCATTGCACTCTCTCCCAAAGGTTGAATTGGCTGGTCCTACTGCGCGACAGCCAGAATGTCTTTTTCTGCCAGCAGGATGTACTCCTCGCCAGCCACCTTGATCTCTGTACCGGCGTACTTGGCGTAGAGCACCCGATCGCCCACCTGCACCTCAAGCGCCAGCCGCTCGCCCTTGTCGGTGAGCCGCCCCGCTCCAACGGCAGTCACCTCACCAAGCTGGGGCTTCTCCTTGGCGGTGTCAGGAAGCAAGATGCCCCCTGCCGTCCGCTCCTCCTGCGCCAGCACCTTTACCAGCACCCGGTCGCCGAGGGGCTTGAGGGAAGATGCCGCCACGGTGATAGTTGCCATAGCTCTCTCTCCTTGGAAATCGAAATTCCATTTATCAAATTAGCACTCTCGGACTTCAAGTGCTAACCCCCTTTGCTGTCACAGGGGGGACGGCTCCCACCTCCATCCAGTGTGGGCGCAGGTCCAGCTAGTGAGAGATTGCTTAAAATCCTTCGCGTTCGAGCAATTCAGCGAGTTGGTAGATGCTGATAAAGCCCAGCCGCCAGAGAATCAGCCGCACGTCGCCCTGCTCGCGTTGCTGGATGCGCTTGGCGAGGTTCCACTCCTTGGGAGTCACAAAGGGGACGAGGCTGGTAGGCATAGTGAGCATTTTGCGGACGGCAACCGGCAAGAGAAACTACCGATAGATAGAGAAGGCGATTGGCCCCTCACCGTCTAAAGCGCGATTGGGTCCGCAAATGGGTCAGCTGCCGACAGAAGATTTTTTGGCCACTTCTTGTCCCAGTCCGTAGCGGGCTGCCAGTTGCCTCAGATCACTTTGGATCTGTTCTACCAGTGCTCGCGGTTCTTCGACCGTTGCCTCGGAACCGAAACTGAGCACCCAGCGCTTGATCTCGTTAAGATCAGCCACCTTGAGTTGCAGGCGCAGCGAGCCATCTGGCAGCAGCGAGATCTGCTGGCTCGGATGGAGCAGGCGGCCCTGCAGGGTGGCGATAGCTTTGGGCGAGAAGAGAATGCTCACCGGTGTCGTGAGTGTACCGGCCTGCTCTTCGGCGATCTGAGCGATGAGCGGTGCCGGGTCAAAGGCCGGGTCGCGCTCGAAGCGTTCACCCCGCGCCCGGATCGAGCGGATGCGATCGGCGCGCAGCACCTCGAATTTTTTGCTGCCCAGGTCGTAGCCGATCAGATAGGGCGTATGGCCGCGCCAGATATAGAGCAGGTAGGGGTTGACGAGCCGACTCACCGGCGGCTCGCCGGGCGGCGCGTAATCGACGAACGCCTGGAGGCCGGATTCAAAAGTCTCGTACAGCTGCGTCCAGACCTCGTAGCTGAAGCTGGCGATGCGGCTGGTGGCCTCGACGTGGAGATAATCGCGCAGCGTCTCCAGGTCTATCCAGCGGCGGCTGGGCAACTGATGGACCAGCTGATCGATGGCGGCACGGACCTCGGCGGTGTGGAGCGTCCCTTCCGATTCGGCGAGGATGCGGTTGCCCGCCAGCAGCACGAACAGTTCACCCAGGGTAAAAGGCAGAGGCGGCAACTTCCAGCCCGGCTCCTTGTAGATGTAGCCCCGGACCCGATCGACCACCAGCGGTGCGCCGTAGCTGTCGCGCAGCTTTAACAGGGCGCGCTGGATCGCGGGCGGACTCGCCGCGAGGGCGCGGGCCAGTTGCATGGTGCTGCGCGCCTGCCCGAGACGGATGAGCCGGTCGATGCGCAGGAGCCGGTCGAGATCTTCGAGTGAAAGGTCGTCTGCCATAGCGCGAGTAAGCGTTCTGCAAGCATCGTAGCGCCGCAGGCACTCCCGCCATACCTGGCCAAAAGGCGAAGATTCGCTGCGAGCTGAAGATCGCTCGGGCTACTTCTAATCGATGCGCGCCGGGACCGGTTGCCCGTCGCCCACAAAGTCTGCCGGAGTCGGGGCTGCCACCTGCTGGCACCAGACGCTCATCTGCTCCGGCTGCACCGCCCCGAAGAGGTTGGCAAAGGACGTATCCGCCGCATCCCGGCCCGTGGCGATGCGTACCAGCCCTTCTCTGGGCACCTTGCGCGTCGCGTCGAACAGGTACCACTGTCCGTCCAGGTACGCCTCGAAGTAGGCATGGAAGTCGGGCGGGTCGAGCTTGAGGGCGTAGCCTGCCACAAAGCGGGCCGGAATTCCGGCGGCCCGGCAAAGAGCGATGCCCAGGTGGGCAAAGTCGCGGCAGACACCTACCCGTTCACTGACCGTATCGGCGGCGGAGGTGTGGGCGTCGCTGGTGCCGTAGCAGTATTCGACGTTGTCGTGAACCCAGTCGCAGATGGCTTCCACGCGGGCGTAGCCGGGCTCTGTCGCTGCAGTAATATGGCCTGCCAGACGCACCAGCCGGTCCGATTGGCAGTAGCGGCTGGGAAAAACAAAGGGAATAATCGGCGGCGGCAACTCCGATGGTTCGCACTGGCGGGGCAACGACTGGGCGTCGTAGACGAAGGGCGTGAGCACAACCGAGGCGCGGTAGCTGATGCGCAGCAGCCCCTCAGGAGCCAGAAGGCGCACCGTGCGGTTGCCGAAGCTGTCTACGAACGCCTCTTGATTGAGAGGGGGATCGCTCTGGAAACTTTCTTCGATCACCCGCTGGCCGTCGCCGTCGTGGGGCCGGATCGTAAGAAGCAGGGTGGCAGGTTGGGCGCACCGATAATTCAGGGTGCAGCCGACATCGAGTTGCATGGCGATAGTACAACAGATCTTTTGCCTTCCCAATCTCTCGCCTTGCCCTGCGCCTCAGCATCCGCAGAAGGAGAGATTTTGTAGCTGATTCTAAAAGCAGGCAATGAATCATATACCGAGCTTTGCCTGAATTTTCAGGGTTCACTCTGCACTGACCGGAGATATTCCTGGCTGCCTGTCACAGATGAATATTCGGCTCAGGAGGATTGAGAAGCGTCTCGACAAAAGTGTGCTAGTCCTGATTGCTCAACTGTAGAAAGCTGTGCCCCTGAACAGTCTTACCAGCAGCTTGCAGGGCAATGCCCAGAACAAAATCGCCTACACTCCGCCCCCCCGCCCGGCAAGCTGAGCGGCCTCTGTGAGCAGAACCTTACCCTCACTGCTCAAACGCACCTCCAGCCGTTCCGTTTTCTCGTGTCCTGGGACCATTCATCTGTTTTCGTCAGACGATTATCCCGACCAGCATGGCATGTGGAGCATTCTTCCGTACATAGCTACGCTAACCTTGCTTAAAAACCAGCTATCACGTTTCGGAGCCAGACTTCGGTTTGCTGCTCCCCGGACAGGGTAGAGGCAATGGTGTCGATCGCCCGGACGGTGTCGTTCGGCGCAAAATCCAGAGCGAGCAGACTTACCCTGACCCCGACGTAGATACCAAATCAAAGGCAAGGACACAGGTGCTGCCTTAGATAATGACCTATACTATTTCGGTCAGAGCGCTGGTTTCGAGGAGAGCCAATCCCATGTACGACCTTTTACGTACGACCTGGACGTAGTTCCCTATCTCTGTACCTCTGCCTTCAATTTAGGAGTACCCCACCTCTCAGGCTTCTAAGGGAAGTACCAAATATATTTAACGCTCGAAGAGATCGGTCAGTGTAGTTGCTCCAAAGAGGAATGGCTTGCGGACTGGCTGAAATTCTTACTTATCAGTTGACTTGCTATTTAAAGCCTCCGCTCATGTTTGCTACAATTTAGAACCTTATCTGAGAGACAAGATGAGTAATATACGTGGGTTTGCAAAGATCTCTATCTGGCACCCTAGCTCACTTCAGCA harbors:
- the rplD gene encoding 50S ribosomal protein L4; translated protein: MATCSIKDWQGNATGEVELDLPVASEATASHIVYLAFKRQMTNSRQGTASTLTRGEVRGGGKKPWKQKGTGRARAGSIRSPLWRKGGVIFGPKPRDFEIKMNRKERRLALRTALQSRIDDLIVVDEFESQLSKPRTRELVQAFERWGIDTANQSILLILAEQQTNTYLSARNLPNVKVITAQNLNVRDLLATDWIVATGSAIDFIKQTFGAAAS
- the rplC gene encoding 50S ribosomal protein L3 → MSLGILGRKLGMTQIFDEEGRAIPVTVVEAGPCPVTQLKSEATDGYTAVQVGFGTVREKVLTKPEVGHCKKAGLEQPVRHLREFAVEDTSSYSLGQLIGVDIFEAGQLVDVVGTSIGKGFAGGQKRHHFGRGPMAHGSKNHRAPGSIGAGTTPGRVFPGKKMPGRMGNERVTVRRLTVVRVIAERNLLLIKGGLPGVEGGLLIISPAKRVGR
- a CDS encoding ABC transporter ATP-binding protein, with the translated sequence MGIGLEVRNLRAGYGQVEVLHTINLTVQPGELVTVIGPNGAGKSTLLRTISSLIRPVAGEVLLDGKRLDTLAADLVVRAGLVHVPEGRRIFSRLTVVENLEMGAYTRGDAIQADLQQVFELFPILKERSSQRAGTLSGGEQQMLAIGRALLSRPRILVLDEPSMGLAPLIVQNIFQIIERIRSQGVMVLLVEQNALQALHLADRGYVLENGQIVLEGSAQELLASEAVRQSYLGESLAR
- the recO gene encoding DNA repair protein RecO, with product MSKTYRATGINLRRMPLGESDWLLTILTRENGLVRAVAKGARKANARIGGRTEQFVVNDLQLYRGRSLDQLTQAESITAFGGLRQELGRLTAAQYLAEGVLQSATENQPQEELFDLLMLHLGRLAGAPSRQVAARLVHGLFQLLAVGGVAPEVHFCTVSHRPIHAEAAGFSVEGGGLVALECLPQERVGYRLELPQVAALQLLASVDLTATSLEWDALWVGIERLLRRYIEFHFERPVRSAELLELCFEASAPAAGSPPIIN
- a CDS encoding glycosyltransferase family 4 protein translates to MHIAWLGKKTPFCGNVTYSREVTNGLMELGHRVSFLHFVPEEEGLPARIEQDEVPLPCLYKSQVYTIPSLRARKVLVESLRELKPDLVHASLSLSTLDFALPEICEELGLPLVATFHPAFDRRRRNFAANTQYLMYQWYASTLANYDRVIIFSQAQKDLLIRLGVPERRIAVIPNGVDTSRYSPSYSRIKADLRAKRLFVYMGRLTIEKNVEQLLKAWKQAGMALLGARLAIIGDGPLKSNLQGFYGLEEGVRWLGFVASEQRRIEILRGADVFVLPSLVEGLSISLLEAMACGTACVATDVGADGEVLSGGAGILVNPLRVRSELRTLLPVLSEQPEFTALLGQKARARVIERYTLSANIRALERLYSEVLKRAPAWL
- a CDS encoding MFS transporter, coding for MTPTTEQPPPRTTTATGFRQVLRNRNFLFLWSGQWFSQLADKIFLIYMIALISAHFPADAINSMSSGIIITNSLPAILFGSLAGVYVDRWLKKTVLTVSNLLRGLFVLAVPLLPSEYTVLLAVTFAVSTLTQFFAPAETSTIPIIVEKPNLLSANSLFTLTVTGSIVIGYAIGEPLLSLFGGASNGHWVLGGFYLLAALLIGFMGNREKLQTGAAQRRSNLWKDLREGFDYLKQDADVRFAFIQLIVFYSILTALYLLAIGLAPAIGLKAEQFGYLLSAAGVGIGLGTLAIGKFAQGISRRSLALIGAVVMGLVLIALFWATSAYLVLFLVMILGIGAGCIAAPMNTLIQEQTPEHMRGKVFGLQNNATNIAQSLPLVLVERATALFGLRPVILALGLVVLLAGLLTQRLSRTPST
- a CDS encoding 50S ribosomal protein L23 — protein: MSNGTKRALADIVRRPLITEKGTRLLEANKYLFEVSPGSNKIQIAQAIEELFSVKVIKVNTFNPPARRRRVGQFVGKRPHYKRAIVTLQEGDSITLFPEV
- a CDS encoding ATP-binding protein, translating into MVHSFDPILPVPVVPPETPLGEVIERMRATGCEQALIWQPGRTVELFNSRDLLDLVAGGDFDRDRAVRAQACPVLRAAQLPDLAGLHWQLKQSKTACLAVIDENGQPQGVITPASLCGALPEEPLEQEAILRNFYESAPLMMGIVELLEDDILMLSGNAATAAYLGTSAQQLQQRRASHFGIPPASIRESFERYSESGRLGQPLQFETLGDQGRWLSGTVFPLPAGDGRSLFSFIFEDISSRKSTEEALRKSEAKNRAILEAIPDLMFQLDRDGTFVEYKADCLKAMAFLPANLVGKKAQDVLPPDLLRALSEAMGAADSTGRPQWFEHEIDLPDGTTHQFEVRLVPGQSFGFLALVRDISERKRFQRQLEAAKEAAEAANQAKSQFLTMVSHELRTPLGGIIGLTSLMLFDSRLDAEQRETLETIHSSGETLLAIIGDILDFSKIESGRLELQSSPFNLRTCIGRVRDLLMPKAQEKSLQLTCQIDEAVPEIIPGDAVRVQQVLINLLGNAIKFTFAGKVCLTVSLQKAELLFRCCDSGIGIPAQQIDQLFVAFSQLDTSPGRSGGSGLGLAICKRLVALMGGQIWVESEPGVGSTFSFTLPLLPLQATEPSHQRSPIPRILLAEDSPTSRRVALQLLKRLGYQADAVGDGRQVLTALREQHYDIVLMDVQMPELDGLETARQIRREWDLPAAPRIIAMTTSSQPADHDSCFAAGMDDYLCKPIRLESLRSVLQRWK